aaaaaattgagaatctttttatatatatataaaaaaactaatcggtgcaaacttaatttaatttaatttttattattttggaaatgtttgaattgaaaattaattagaagtttaatagaggtgtgagtattaaaccctaaattaattactaatttttatattaaaaattatataataaacatgtaaattcattatcacattaatgatagggacttgaatcaaaatttgagaactaataaggtcttagtcaatgaacagtaaaaactagggaccaaatactaatttttccttttcttttttaccttACTATATTATTACTATCAAGTACAATATGAAAGtaacaataaaacaaaaatctatTATAAACTCACTCAATAATTAAACTCTTACTATTACACAATTTTTCTCCTGCAttctattttggctaaaaccttatataaaacaaaaagttttgtaCCACATAGATGACCTCATGCAATCTTCCTGGCATTCGCCCTCAGTCTCTTTTCGATTCGCATAGATGATCTGTACCACATTTCCTTGTCTATGTTGAAACATTTGTGAAGCATAATCTTGAACTTGGTTTTGTTGTAATGTCTATAAACTATTGTATCATGATGTTGCCATTTTCTTGACTTCAAAACCTTTCTTTGAATGTAAGATTTCCCAGATCATAGTAAAGGCAAGAGATGTGATGAATGTTATTGATGGCTTGAGTCCATCCTAATTTCAGCCACTTACATACTAGTATTACTCCTTCAACACAAAAATATTTGTTTCATTATCCAGCGCAACACTGTAGAGGGTGATGAAGACTCCATCAAAGCAAGTGTTTTGGTGTTAGCAGTGTCCTTCAGGCATCCTCCTGTAAACTCAAATGATAAATTAATCCTCTCCAATTCTTActaatttcaattttgatttctatttctatttctattaaataataaataattgaaaGGAGAGACGAGGGACCTATTGAAAGGAGAGAACATATGCATtgattttgagtttttattttttaaatgtgcgtaaagataaatttacatcTTGAATTGAATTTGTGAGGATAGTAAAGACAAACAATTTAACAAATTTAGTATGTTAACTGAATTTGAAACCACACCACCCTTAACTTCTAGTGAAGGACCAAATATATAGAGTTGTTCAACCCAAGGATATCCCTACTTGGgtttatttgttgttttgggCCTTGTACcctatataacaaaaaaaagcaggaaaaacaaaaggaaataaGCATAAATACATAGCACCAAGTAGGTTTTTCCCCAAAAATTCGCGGGCAGTGTCCATGTATAGGATATCATAACAACATACAACAAATACCAACCCAAAAATGTGCATAAATACCATCCATAAATTGAACTCGATATGTCGGGTGCAAATGTAAATACTTTTAACCAAAACTACTGTAGTTGAATTGAAAGTCAAAGTTCAAACAATGACAATttgcttgaaaaaaaaatattagaatcAAATGTTCCTGCAATTTTACTCCACTACCAAAAGCCcatagaagagagagagagagagacgaagaGTCATTTTCCATGTAGAAGCCCTGTTGTGTCAaacactctctttctcttaGTCGAAGCTCTTTGAAACAAGAACCTCCTGTGGAGGCAAAGCCAAGCAAACACCAAACCAAACATTTACTGCATTAttatattctaatttttttatttttatgaattttaattttgtttttctctcaTCTCCCTCGTCAACTTCCCTCCTTCAAAACCAAGCCAAACTCCCCAAACCAGAAAAGCAAACATCACCAGTCCCATGTCTCTATCTCTTTAACAACCCCCCTCCTCATCTCTCTCCACATATCATAATATCCTAATACATCTCCTCCTATAGCCCAAAAACTAAGCAAGGTTAGGTAACAGATAGCTACCTTAACACCATCAAAACCCTTCCTTTTACACAACATTGCTTCTTGCAATTCTACTCTGTCCTTGTTTGCCTGATCAGGCTGGAATTTGCCATTTCCCACCCGAAAATAACATTTTGGGTGTGTATGTGTTAGTTTTGTTGGTGTCCtgaacaaaacaataaaaatgcaGCTTCACATATCTCCCAGCCTGAGGCATGTGACAGTGTTGCCGGGGAAAGGAGTGAGGGAATTCATCAAGGTGAAAGTTGGGTCGAGGCGGCTTTCATACCGGATGCTCTTCTACTCCATTCTGTTCTTCACTTTTCTTCTCAGGTTCGCGTTTGTGATGACTGCTGTGGACACCATTGATGGGGAAAGCAAGTGCTCCTCACTAGGTACGTGCATGTACTTTCAACCCAATATTATTGTAGCAACTCTATATAGGTTTCAGATTATCAGTTTCATATGTTATGTTATCAAATTATTAATCTAGACAAGTGCAGACAGATTCTTGTTTAAATATATACTTTTATCTTAAAAGTTTAACAACATAATATATCGAAGTTATTTGTAATCTTGTAGATAAGAAAAGTAGCTCCTATACAAACGGAAAAGAACAAGAATTGCCAGTGTGAAGATACACACGTGAGAGACTAATCATAGATTGTTCAATATTATCTAGGTTTCATATAAAAGCATGTCGTTTCTGTCTTGACAATATCAATTGCAGGCAAATAATATTACAATAGTGATAAACCAATGGcttgattaatttattaattcttTGCCAACAAACAATGATCTGCTAGGAAAAGTTGTTCAGATAACAAAAGATTCTAGTCACTGTAAGAACAAGAGGAACTTGTAACATTCAACGTTTTAGTTTTCTTTCAGAAAATGGGAAAATTGGTTCTTGAAGAACTAATCTATGAGTATTGGTTCTTAAATCTGCCACAACGTTTATCAATGATCATTTTAAATAACTCAATTatagttttcttttaaaataaaagagtttaattaaataaaggacAAAAATTCTAACAAATGACTTGTTTTGaggtgcttttaaaatgactgaaaaaaCTTTTGGTAAAACTGATTTTtgattctaaaagcactttttagAAGGTATACcagaagcacttaaagtgcttttccGAATCTGCTtggatttttactaaggattaatttcaaaaacatttttaccaaaaacgttttcagtcattttaaaaacacttataaACGAATATGAAGTTATTCAAAATAATTACTACTTCAGTACTTACAACCTTTATTTTAGaaaccactgttctaaaaatccccgcctagcgcCACCTAGGCCCCAGCTAGGCACTAGGCGGTTGGTCACCGTCTCGATTAATGTCtagacgtttgaaaattaagaaatgggcCATAAACCTGCTAAGGTGCCCACCTAGCCCACCCAGACCCGCCTAGGCtacgactcacttagacagaaaatagatcattttcattttgcattttatttttttcaataaattgtaagagacttgttgaatacttaaatgaatacacatgttccccatgttttcattatgttccaatacttcctaatatatatgtcattctattttgtagtttataatgaaattatatatattttaagtataaacatacacttatttacacgaaatataatagatttatttaaatccgcctagtccgcctagccgcctaggcgctatgCCCCAGCTCGTCGTCCGACTAActcctagcgtcttttagaatctTGTTAGAAACCAAAGCTTTGATTGAGCTTTAGTTTAAAAACAATACTCTAATTACGTTTTtctttgccacttagtactatggtctagtgatattcatcttcaaacgtaagtgagaggtcttaggttcgattttcgcaaatttgaaccacattattgtaaGCCTATTATAAGGCTATGACCATCCCCTACCGTAGATATTATCattgtcacacacacacacacacaaaaaaaaaaactttttttttttttgggaacaaaatatattacctaTTGAGGGTtaagtttagcctcacaatgcgctatcaataatgtggttcaaattttcttttgatgagaatcgaatataagacctctcacttataagtaaaaatgaataataGTGGACCGTAGTACCAAGTGAAGTGAATATGAATGTGAATGTGATATCCAATCATTTGaattatataattaaatatgcttaattatttaaaatgtgTTTTGTCATGTGtcatgtgacatcccacatcgcccaaggaagtgatacttaaatgtatattcccatccctacctagcacgaggctttttgggagctcactggcttcgagtttcatcggaactttgaagttaagcgagtagcgcacgagagcactcccatgatgggtgacccactgggaagttctcgtgtgagttcccataaacaaaacagtgagggcgtggtcggggcccaaagcggacaatatcgtggtACGGTGGACGAGTGggtccgggatgtggtggacctcgggccgggatgtgacaatttggtatcagagcctaaccttggccgtggtgtgccgacgaggacgtcgggcccctaaggggggtggattgtgacatcccacatcgcccagggaagtgatccttaaatgtatattctcattcctacctagcacgaggcattttgggagctcactggcttcgggtttcatcggaactttgaagttaagcaagtagcgcacgagagcactcccatgatgggtgacccactgagaagttctcgtgtgagttcccagaaacaaaaccgtgagggcatggttggggcccaaagcggacaatatcgtgctacggtggtggagcggacccgggatgtggtggaccccgggccgggatgtgacatgtcAAGTGATCCAATGTATTTAAAATCTATTGAATGATATAATTAAATGtgcttaattatttaaaatgtgTTTTGTCATGTGTCAAGGCTCAAAGCTCCTTTCAGGATATGATAAATGGGCTGCTTGTATTTGTTGTCTCTGCAACATCATAATTTATCCCaccataatttctttttttaaaaccATAAATTCTGAACCACCAGATGAATGGCATAGTACAGTAACCTGCACTCATTTTTATTAACTAGTTATAGCTTGAGCGCTCAGTACAAAAACATCATttaattttgggaactttaacgaaaagcacccggtactgttcactttaacgaaaaaccacatttttacactaaaaagtcaatcctggtactattcactttaccctttattttgtccttatcattaaaactcaaagttttcaagctcttttcattagtttccttttaattttaacAGTTAAATATTGCTAGACAAAAAACTAGACAGTAAATTCagtacaaataaatataattagaCACATTACTCTAGTTATTTGTAACACCTAATTTTTGTTTCAATGGTAGGTTGCTTGGGGAAAAGATTAGGGCCAAAAATATTGGGAAGAAGAGAATCAAGGGTAATTTCTTAATGCCTACTTCTTGTTGATGAGATATTATTTAATTacttgattttatttttgtatataaCAATGTAATTAATTTCTGAAAGGTCCCAGAAGTAATATACCAAATATTAGAAGAACCCATCGGCAAGCATGAATTACAAGGAAGATCTGATATTCCTCAGTCCTTAGACGAGTTTATGGTTGAAATAAAGGACGGAAAATTTGACGCAAGGACTTTCGCTGTCAAGCTCAGAGAAATGGTACTTCTGTTCTCAATGTTTTAGTTTTTTGAAAAGTAATTAATAAGACATTTCTCTAATCGGCAATGAAATTCCGATAACGCCAGGGTCTGCCAAATTTCGGCTCCAAATTATGTCTCATGTTTTTGGTGCAAGCGTATTTTGAGTTATAAGACATGGTGCATGTTTTTCAGGTCACACTTCTTGAGCAAAGAACCCGAAATGCCAAAATCCAAGAGTACTTATACCGGCATGTAGCGTCAAGCAGCATACCTAAACAGCTTCACTGCCTAGCCTTGAGGTTAGCCAACGAGCATGCCTCCAACGCGGCTGCACGCCTCCAGCTCCCTTCTGCTGAACTCGTCCCTGCCCTCGTTGACAACTCCTTCTACCACTTTGTCCTCGCCTCAGACAATGTGCTTGCCGCCTCTGTTGTTGCCACATCCCTTGTTCGCAACTCATTGCGCCCTCACAAAGTTGTCCTCCACATTATCACAGACAGGAAGACATATTATCCGATGCAAGCGTGGTTTTCCCTGCATTCGTTATCACCTGCCATAATTGAGGTCAAGGCGCTGCACCATTTCGATTGGTTTACAAAGGGGAAGGTGCCGGTGTTGGAAGCAATGGAGAAAGACCAAAGGGTGAGGTCGCAATTTAGAGGCGGGTCCTCGGCCATTGTGGCAAATAATACCGAGAAGCCTAATGTTATTGCAGCAAAGTTGCAGGCACTTAGTCCCAAGTACAACTCTCTGATGAACCACATCAGAATACATCTACCAGAGGTAGCATGCTTAACAATGGTTTAATAGCGTTTACGACATCTTATAGTGCTTCCATAAGCCTATTTTGCCTAGACAAATTGCTGCATTTTCTCTGCACTTCATGCTAATCTACACTAAATCTCAATGCAGCTGTTTCCTAGTCTTAATAAGATAGTGTTCTTGGACGACGACATAGTCGTTCAAACTGATCTTTCTCCGCTATGGGATATCGAAATGAATGGAAAGGTCAATGGAGCAGTTGAGACATGCAAGGGAGAAGATAACTTTGTGATGTCGAAGCGGTATAAGAGTTATCTGAACTTCTCTCATCCTTTGATATCTAAGAATTTCGACCCCAAGACATGTGCCTGGGCTTATGGCATGAACATCTTCGACCTAGATGCTTGGAGAAAAACCAACATAAGCCTTACATACCACCATTGGCTTGAAGAggtgaaagaagtttaaacttTATAACTTTCAAAATTTCCCAAAAAGAATTTATCGAGAAAATGCGTTACGGTCTTCTAAAAATCATCCTATCTTATGATCCTTATCTTTATGCAGAACTTGAAATCAGACCTGAGCCTTTGGCAGCTAGGAACGTTGCCCCCCGGCCTAATAGCATTCCACGGGCATGTCCATGTTATCGATCCATTCTGGCACATGTTGGGACTGGGATAtcaggaaaacacaagttctgCCGATGTTAAGAGTGCCGGTGTCATCCATTTCAACGGGAGAGCAAAGCCCTGGCTAGATATTGCATTTCCAAAACTTCGGCCATTTTGGGCAAAATATGTCAATTTCTCAGATAAATTCATCAAGGGCTGTCGTATCACGGCAACCTAAGTTGGATTTTCAGAGGAATATATCGAAAATGTTGATGATAAGAGTGGATTGTATATGAGGCAAaggaaaatgagagagagtTCTTCCCCAATTCACGGCGTTCAATATTTAATGCAAGAAAAAAAACAGCACCGGGCTTCTGATACGCGGAACTCCGCTTCCCGCAGTGCACATTCCTTCACCTATCACTCTGTATTCTTCTTTCCTTTACCCCCTTACACGGCGATTAGAACTTCCGATCATACAGTTTTGTTTACCGACTATATGTTAGAAGTAGTACAAGCAATAAAATACAAGACCACATACTTCATAAGATTCAAATACATGAGACAAAGAGAGGGAAGTTTGTTTCTTTGGACAACAATTAGAAAGAGCACTGAAAGGGTCAGAAATACATTTAACTACGAATTGCTTGTCTACGGTTAATGGAAAGCACGGTGCATTCCCGGTGCCAAGTTAACACGGTGGCTGGGAGGACAGCATCAGGATTCGGGTTTTCCTACCGACTGTTAAATTTATAGAAATCATAACTAGTCCGGCCATTAATGAGTATCGAGACCCTTGAGtgaggctagccgacattcacctctcccagaccctgcgtaaagcgggagccttgtgcactgggtacgacgagACCCTTGAGTGAGGATGGCAGAAAGCGAAACTGCGTAATAAGAGTCTCTCTCCCTTGTACATACTCGAAAAGCAATCATTTTACGAGGACATTTGCCTCTATAGCTTACAATGAAGACAGAGAACATATATAGCAAGATTGAATGATGAATCCATAAACATAAATCCAAATTATTTCCCTTGTAATCAACAAAATACACAACCACGAGCTCAGGACATGTAAAAGTCACACAATTCAACAAACACCTCGTACACATTCAAAAATTATCAATCAGAGAGTATACAAACACAGTCCTGGAAGAAAGCTTACTTGTTTCCAGTCACATTCGACACCAAATCCCTGAAAAACTTGACTGATTTCGTCACGGGCGAATTAATGGCCACCAACTTATTCAAAACATTCTCAACATCTCCGATCGAGGACCGCGATTTAAACGTCGAAACACCTTCAATTCCCCTCCTTCCTCAACAAAAACAGTCCATTTCACTCACCACTCACAACCCCATCTCTCACGCATTTGAAGATCACGACATTCCTTCTGCTCAAAAGCCCCTTCACCTCCAAACCCACGAACGAAAAAATCACCTCAAACGAACTCACAAACCGGCCTAGCTCTCCCTTCTCCGCCTCCTCCTCGAACGCCCACTTGGGGTTGAAGATCACCACCGGCCACGGAACAACAAATTAGTGTCCCTTTTTGTAACCGCCAGTTGGGTTCCCTCTGGCGCCAAAAACACCGCCACGTCAGCAGAATTCAAATTTCCGGTATTATCGTTGGCGATGGAGGAAATGTCTGAATGCTCAACCGGGGTGGAAGGGCAAGCCCCAAAGGCTTTCAATGCGGTTTCTGCGAAGGCGGCGTTTGACCATACGTTCAAGACGTTGACTTTGGAGGATATTCGTTTGATGGGTAGGTCTTGGAAGAGCTGGAGGGCGAGGTGGGAGAGGGATTCCGGGGAGTCATCGGCGAGAGGGATTTCAAGTCGGAATCGGGGTTGTTTGGGCTTCTTGAGCTTCATGGTGAGGCGGAGGTTGTTGAGGGGCTAGGAGAGGGTGGTGGGGAGGCAGGTTTTGGCTTGTTTGATGGCGGATTCTTTGGAGGTTGGAGGGGTGGGGAAGGAGGATAAGGAGGAGCAGAGTGCAGATAAAGTGGTAATTTTGGGTTTTGGAAGAGGGTTGAAGGGATGGAGATGTGAGAGTTTTGGTGGTGTTTGAGAAATGGGAATGGGGGGTTGGTGGGGGGTTTGGAGTTTTGATGGTTTTTGTGTGGATTTTGAGAAGGTTGGAAGCCATTTGAGTGTTTTAACAGAGTAGGGGAAGAAAGCCGAAACAGAAATAGGTAGTTTGCCAGAAGCGCTTCTTGATAAGGTTGCAAAAGCACTTCCACTTTTTGTTACTTTTTAACTTGGGTTTTTTGCCAATCGTTTGTTGGTTCATATTTGTTTAGTTTCTATGACAGCTGTAATATGACTCCTAATTTCGAGTTCTCGGAGAACTTCAATGTAACTAGCCAATGCATCGACGGTGTTTCAAGTCAATCACGCATTGTTATGTGAGAACGTTAAAATACGTAGATGTAACTAGTCAATGCATCGATAGTGTTTCAAGTCAATCACGCATCGTTATGTGAGAAAGTTAAAATACGTAGTAGTGTATAATAGACCTGTGATACCACCACCATGGCATCACCGGTAAAAGTTGCTCTTCATTTGTAGACGAGCAACGCAGCGTCCAGAATTCTGTATTACTGGGGCGCACATTGCGGTGAAGACGTTCCATATAGGTCCGAATCGATAACGTGCATAAGATGATTAACATCTAGAGCATCCTAAAAATTGGGAACGAGAAGTTGCGAGATTAACTTATTAGTTCATACGATTTACATGTAAATACCAGCATACTAATTCATAAACGTAGCCAGGTTTGCAATTGCAGTTGCAAATACAGTCAATTCACCCACCAAATTCAGTTAGTACATAGTTAAACAAAAATACATGAACAATGACACGATAATAATACATTTGTTTGGGACAAAATGTTATCCCAAATCAACACCCCAATCATTTTAGATTAAGCCGGACTTAAGCAACCGGTGGGCGGAGTACATGATCCTGCGAAGTATCCACAGCGGCAGGTGGCATGAATTGCCACATGGCAACCCCAGGGTAACCAATGAAAGGCACCAACTTGTTGCCGTGGGCTTGGCCTTGAGCCGCAAATGCAGCAGGAATTCCAGGAGGGGGAGGCAAAAAGCCAGGCTGCGCATTCATGGATTTCAGTTGCTGTTCCAACTTCTCTTTCTCCGATTTAAGCCTCTGCTTCTCATCGCGAAGTTCATTCTTCTCTGTCTGCACAAGGGAAAACATGTTTTGCACGTTGTCACATCGGCAGTTTTTTTATGTAAGTCCGTATGTCCTGTCAACTTCTACCAGGTAGAATAAAGAGTACAAACCATCTAGAATTTAAGGGTTTTTACACGTGATCCATCCTCAAATTTTGAATCAAAAGAAACAAAGGGTTTTTACCTTCAATTCCTTGATCTTCTCCTGGAGGCCTGAATTTGTGTCCTTCAACTTCTGGGCTTCACCACGTAATTGATTCACCATTCGTACAGCATCAACCAGAATGGCAGCCTTGTCCGTCTTGGGGGGCCTTCCAGGCTCCAAAATAGAGCCCAATTCCACAAACCTATTATTGGTACATGTCAAGCGATAAGACAAGCCTGCCTCAAACAAGAGGGAGAGAAGAGGAGACCTATAAACGAAAGAGAACAATAGAATGTACTTGTC
This window of the Malus domestica chromosome 03, GDT2T_hap1 genome carries:
- the LOC103429341 gene encoding transcription factor ILR3 encodes the protein MVSPENTNWLFDYGLIDDTPVLDGNFTWPVQPVAGSASVSVELDGSLGDAEGLKESGSKKRVRSESCSGTSSKACREKLRRDRLNDKFVELGSILEPGRPPKTDKAAILVDAVRMVNQLRGEAQKLKDTNSGLQEKIKELKTEKNELRDEKQRLKSEKEKLEQQLKSMNAQPGFLPPPPGIPAAFAAQGQAHGNKLVPFIGYPGVAMWQFMPPAAVDTSQDHVLRPPVA
- the LOC103429334 gene encoding probable galacturonosyltransferase 12, giving the protein MQLHISPSLRHVTVLPGKGVREFIKVKVGSRRLSYRMLFYSILFFTFLLRFAFVMTAVDTIDGESKCSSLGCLGKRLGPKILGRRESRVPEVIYQILEEPIGKHELQGRSDIPQSLDEFMVEIKDGKFDARTFAVKLREMVTLLEQRTRNAKIQEYLYRHVASSSIPKQLHCLALRLANEHASNAAARLQLPSAELVPALVDNSFYHFVLASDNVLAASVVATSLVRNSLRPHKVVLHIITDRKTYYPMQAWFSLHSLSPAIIEVKALHHFDWFTKGKVPVLEAMEKDQRVRSQFRGGSSAIVANNTEKPNVIAAKLQALSPKYNSLMNHIRIHLPELFPSLNKIVFLDDDIVVQTDLSPLWDIEMNGKVNGAVETCKGEDNFVMSKRYKSYLNFSHPLISKNFDPKTCAWAYGMNIFDLDAWRKTNISLTYHHWLEENLKSDLSLWQLGTLPPGLIAFHGHVHVIDPFWHMLGLGYQENTSSADVKSAGVIHFNGRAKPWLDIAFPKLRPFWAKYVNFSDKFIKGCRITAT
- the LOC103429737 gene encoding uncharacterized protein, with amino-acid sequence MKLKKPKQPRFRLEIPLADDSPESLSHLALQLFQDLPIKRISSKVNVLNVWSNAAFAETALKAFGACPSTPVEHSDISSIANDNTGNLNSADVAVFLAPEGTQLAVTKRDTNLLFRGRWRGIEGVSTFKSRSSIGDVENVLNKLVAINSPVTKSVKFFRDLVSNVTGNK